The nucleotide sequence CCCGCGTTGTATGCGCCGCTACCTGAATTGGCGGCGCCGGAGTTGTGGCCGCCGCTTGACGAGTTGCCGAAGCCCGAATTGTCATCGCTGGAATTGAAGAATCCGGAGTTGCCGGTGCCGGAGTTGAAGAAGCCCGAGTTGCCGCTGTAGGTGCCGATGCCCCCGAAGCCGGTGTTGACGTTGCCGGCATTCCACAAACCGGTATTGGTGTTGCCCGAATTGAACAAACCGGTATTCGTGAAGCCGGAGTTGAAGAAGCCCGTGTTGCCGGCCTGCCCGGGTGCCCCCGGGAAGATGGGACTGACGCCGTTACCGCCGGAGTTGAAGGCGCCCGTGTTGTCGATTCCCGCGTTGGACAGGCCCAGGTTTCCCGACCCGGCATTGAACATGCCGACGTTGTGCTGGCCCGCGTTGAAAATGCCGATGTCATGGGAATGCTTGGTGTTGCCGCCAGAGTTGAATGCGCCGAGGTCAGCGACGCCCGAGTTCCCCAAACCGACGTTGTTCATGCCCGCGTTGAGGGACCCGGTGCTGGCGGTGCCCGCGTTCCACAGGCCGGTGTTGGTGCCGCCGGTATTGCCGATCCCGGTGTTGACGCTGCCGGAGTTCACCATGCCCCAGTTGGTGCTGCCCGTGTTCGCCACCCCCCAGTTGTGACTGCCCGAGTTGAAGAATCCGGAGTTGTCACTGCCCGAGTTGAACAGGCCGCTGTTTCCGCTACCCGAGTTCCACCCGCCGAAGCCGATTTGATCGGCGCCGGTAAGCCCGATTCCGATGTTTCCGTTGCCGGTGTTGGCCAACCCGATGTTGCCGTCGCCGGTATTGCCGAAGCCGAGGTTGAAGCTGCCGGAGTTGCCAAAGCCGAAGTTCCAGCCGGCGCCGTTGGCATTGAGTCCGCCGATACCGATCTGGTTGTCGCCGGTGAGCCCGATGCCGATGTTGTTGTTGCCGAGGTTGCCGATGCCCACGTTGTTGTTGCCGACGTTTCCAAGTCCGACGTTGTGATTGCCGACATTTGCGCCGCCCACGTTGTACGTCGACTGGGTGCCGTCGAGCACGGCGTTGGCCAGATCGCCGTTGCCGAAGCCGATGTTGCCCAGGCCGATGTTGCCCAGGCCGATGTTCCCGATGCCGATGTTGCCGGTGCCCACGTTGTGGTATGAGGCGCCGGGATATTGCAGACCGGCGGTGTCCAGCGCGGCGCTTCCGTTGCCGGCGCCGATGTTGAAGGAGCCGTAGTTGCCCAAGCCCACGTTGCCGTTGCCGCCGCCCGCGGAGCTCGGACCGTTGTTGCCGCCGCCCAAGTTGTCGTTACCGGTGTTGCCGCTGCCAATGTTTCCGGTGCCGATGTTTCCGATGCCCAAGTTGAAGCCGGACAGACCCGGCAGACTTTGCAGCGCCTGCTGCCATGACGTCAGTTGTGCGGCTGCCGCCGACACCCCGCCGTGATAGCCCGACATCGCGGTCACGTCTTGGGCCCACATCTGCTCATAGTCGGCCTCGACGGCCGCAATCGCCGGCGCGTTGAGCCCCAACAGGTTCGAGGTCACCAGCGAGACCAGCCGGGTCCGGTTGATCGCCACCAGCGCCGGGTGCACCGTGGCTGCCCGCGCCGCTTCAAATGCACTGGCCGCTACCTTGGCTTGGGCCGCCGCCGTGGTGGCGCGGGCCGCGGCTAAGCCCAACCAGCCCGCATACGGTGCCGCCGCGCTTGCCATGGCCTGCGACGCCGCGCCCTGCCACGCCCCCTCGGCCAGGCTCGAGGTCACCGATCCAAACGAGGCCACTGCCGAACCCAGCTCGCCGGCCAACGCATCCCAGGCCGCCGCGGCGGCCAGCAGCGGTCCGGACCCAGCACCCGAATACATCCGCGCGGAATTGATTTCTGGTGCCAACACCGAAAAAATCATCGCCGAGCGCCCTTCCTAGCTGCATGTTTCGAGCCGGGGCACGATCTGAGCCCATGTGCCGACGGGAAAACTGAATGTACAGCGGCGGCCCGGCGCGCATCTGGCTTCTGACGCAACGTTTTGAGACCGATCGACAGCCGGTAACCCGGCGCGGGCGCGCTACCCGTCCCGGTGCGCCGGCCAGGGTTGACCGCGCGCGCACCGGCCACCCCGAATCGTGTTGTTGGCTAAGGGGAGAAGCCACCCCTTGCCGGAGCCGAACTCGAACTCGTTAAATGAACGCGTGGCACTGGTACGGACGCCGGTGGGGGCCGCCGATGACCGTGGTTGTGGTGCTGGACGACCTGGCTGGGTGAGAGGAGATTGTCTTGGCGACCTTGCGCCGCTACATCGTTATTCAGTTGATGGTGTTCGTGCTCGGCATCGTCGGCCCGATCTTTTTGATCGTGTTCTTTGCCTCACCGTCTGATCCGAGCGCCAAATGGGGATTTTGGATCGGGCTTTTCATCACCTACGCCGACGTGATGATCGCGTTGGCGCTCACCGCCGCGGGCGAAGACAAGTAGCTGCCGATCGCGTTGCTCACGAAACCAGGACGCGTAGTCGCTCCCAGCCGCGCACGGTTGAGGTCGGTGCGAGTTGCAGGCTGTCGTAGTCGATGTCCCACTGCGGCCAGCGGTTGAGCAGTTCGTCGAGTGCGACGCGGCCCTCCAGCCGGGCCAGGTTGGCGCCCAGGCAACAGTGCACGCCCTTGCCGAAGGTGAGGTGGGAGATGTTGTCGCGCCGGATGTCGAACGTATCGGGGTCGTGGTAGCGCCGGGGGTCGCGGTTGGCGGCTCCGAACAACATCAGGATGGCGCTACCGGCGGGGACCGTAGTGTCGTAACAGTGGTAGTCGCGCAACGTGAAGCGCCCGACATGGGGTCCCGTCGGCTCGAAGCGCAGCGTCTCGTCGACGGTGCGGGTGAGCAGTGACCGGTCCTGGTGGACTTGCCGGCGCTGGTCGGGGTGCTCGGCGAGCACTCTTGCCAGCCAGCCGATGACTACGACGCGGTTCAGCTACGCGAGGTCGCTCGTCGTGCCCGCACCTCGCTGGCAACCATCTACCAGCGCTACGCGAACCGGGACGAGTTGATCCTGGCCGCCCTCGAATTCTGGATGGACGAGCACCACTACGCCGGTCTGGCAGAGCAGACCCCCGCCCCGGGGAGTCTTTGTACGCCGGCATGATGCGGGTGCTCCGGACGATTTTCCAACCCTGGGAGCCCATCCCGACATCGTGAAGGCCTACTTTCGGGCCAGGGCCGCACCCGGAGGGCAGCGGCTGGTCCATCGCGGCTTGGACATGGTTGTTCCGGCGGCCATGGAAGTGCTCGCCGGGGTCGACGAGAATTTCATCCACGACTTGGACACCGTCATCTCCAGCCTGGTCTATGGGCTGCTGGGGCGCTTCACCGCCGGCGAAATAGCGATCACCGAGATCCTGCCCAGCATCGATCGCACCGTCTTCTGGCTGATCCGCGGATACGAGGCCTCCCGCCGCGCTGGCTAGGGCAGGCAAACCCGAGGATCATCGCGTGCCTCATCGTCGGCTTGTTCGGCGCGGTCGAGCCGCCATCTGGTCACAGCTTCTGCAGGGCGGCGATCGTTCGGTGAGCGTGCAGCTGCGCGGCTTCGGTGACATTGGGTGGCTCTTGGCGCAGGATCTGCTCTTGCAGCGCGCGGATGGTCGGGCCCGGAGCGATGCCGAGATCCTCGGCCAGCGACCTGGTCAGTTGACGGCAGGCGTTGAGCGCGTCGAATTGGCGTTCGGCGACGTAGTAGGCCGTGATCAGCGGCACCCACAACGGCTCGTGATAAGGATGTTCGGTTGCCAGCTCCTCGAGTTCGTTGATGGCCGAGTACGGTCGTCCGCAGGCTATCTCCGTTGCGGCATAGGCGATCTGAGTCAACAGCTTGTCTTCTTCGAGCCTGGTCGCGAACTCATCGAAGAAGGTGAATTCGGGAAGATCCTCGAGGATGGGGCCACGCCACTGTGCCAGGGCCGCTGAAAAGTGGTCGCTGGCCTGCTCAAAGCGGCCGAGGGTAGCGGCTCGAAATCCATTGGACCGCTCGACGGTGAAACGTCCCAGATCGCAGTCGTTATCGGCCGCGGACAGTCGATAACCGGGCGGCGCACTACTCAAGACGGCGCGTGCGTCTATGCAAAGACAAGTATCGATCAAACGGCGCAGGTTCGATACGTAGGTGTGCAAAGTGGCGCGGGCTCGCTCGGGTGGGCGCTTCTCCCACGCTGCGTCGATCAATCTATCGACCCCGACGGTGCGATTGCGATGAATCACCAGCATTGCTAGAACGGCACGCTGTTTCGGTGTGCCCAACGGCATAACGATATCGGCGGAATACAGCTCGAGAGGTCCCAGAATGCCGAATTGCAGACAGCCCTCCGGCATCGTATTCCCCCCATCATTGGCGTTCTCGGAACAGCGGTGTTTCCCGCGGCGGGCAGAGTTAGACGGCTCAGGGCTTTCATTTGCCTGCTGCCGTGCGTGAATAACTGAGCTTCGGTCCCTGGTAGTTAGCATGCCGGTGTCCTCCGTCACTATTCCCCGTTTTCGCACCCTCGCTCAGGGCTTGCTGCTAGTGACCAGCTAAAGCGGATCGTCAGTGAACCACAGCCCCGAAGTCTTCTCAACTTCAACCCCAACAAGTGATCAGAAGTGAATGCTCTCATCATCGAGAGTCCTGAATATTCCTTTATTTTGAACTTCGATCAACGAAAATATTCGCTCCGTGTCAAGCCTGCTTGTTGTCAACCACGCCCTGTTCACGGAATCGGTTCCAGCCTCTGGCGATGGCCAGTGTAGGCGCCCATTCGCACCGGGCGGGGGCTAGCGGCGTTACTAGAGACGCCCGGGTTTCATAGCGGACGAACGTGTCTCAACCAGCTACATACGAGGTAGATGGCATGGCTGGGCTGTTATTGGCGCGGCGGTCGTGGATCGATCCCGGCATGTCCAATCTTTTGACAAACGGCTCCACTAATGGCCACGTTGGCATCGCGTCGTATGGCCAGCTGACCTACGGCCGGTTGATTCGAGAGCGAGTGCTATCAGCGCTTTGTATTCGTGCTGGATATCGATTGCTCATGGTCCTGGCCCCGGACGCATTGCTTTTCCTCGCGCCCCCGTTTCCCGCGGAGCGCGACGATCTGGGCCCACGATGTACCTATTGGCGCCGGCCTGATCCCAGGTCTGGCAAATGGCTAAGCGGCAATTTCCGAGCTTCAAATGTTCCGCGAGCGGACAATGTCGACGGCCTCGACCAATTGGTTGGTCAGCGGTCGAGTTCGTTTAGCAGCGAAGCCATCAACCGCGTAGCTCACAGGAGCGCGCATTGCACGCCTCGGGACGATCGTCGGCTACCAGTAGCAACTCGCGCCGCAATCGGTTCGATTGAGGGTTCGTTGAGAATCCGTTGAGGGCTGGTCAGTTTAATCAACCGAACGTCGCATACTCCGACAACGGAACGGACCAATTCAGTGAGCCGCACTGCTTCTGCCCGGGTTGAGTCGGATGGCAACGCGGGAATTGGCGGCCCGGGTGCGGAGATGGTCTCCGGCAGCCAGACGTTGCCGCGGCCACAGCGACTGCTTGATGGACACCGCTATGAAGACTCGCGCATGCGGTTCTTGTTCAACGGGATACACGGCTGGCTGACCAGCGATTGTGCTGAGTTGCGTTTGATACCCGATACCCGGGAAAGGTTGGGACGATGAATTTTTCGGTGTTGCCACCAGAGATCAACTCGGCGCGGATATTCGCTGGTGCGGGATCAAGCCCAATGCTGGATGCCGCGGCGGCATGGCAGGGGCTGGCCAAAGAACTAGCTTCTGCTGCAGACTCTTTCGGCTCGGTGACGTCTGCATTGGTCGATGGCTCTTGGCAGGGGGCGTCGGCCGCGGCGATGACCGCGGTCGCGGCTCCCTACGCTGGCTGGCTTGGCGCCGTGGCGGCGCAGGCGCAACAGGCGGCGGCGCAGGCCGGGGCCTTCGTGTCCGAGTTCGAGGCGGTCCAGTCTGCGATGGTGCGACCCGCGTTGGTGGCGGCGAATCGTTCTGATCTCGTGTCGCTGGCGCTGTCCAACTTGTTTGGCCAGAACGCTCCGGCGATTGCGGCTACCGAGTCCGCGTATGAGGAAATGTGGGCACTGGATGTGGCGGTGATGGCCGCCTATCATTCCGGCGCGTCGACGGTCGTCTCGGCGTTGACACCGTTCACCGCGCCACTGGCGAATGTGGCGGGCGTGCCTGCCCAAGCCGCGGCCGCGCTGATGAACTCGGCAGCCCCGATGGCTGCCGCCCCCGCGGCAACCGCTCAGCTGATAGGGGTCAACCTGGGACTGGCCAACGTTGGCAGTGGAAATGTTGGTAATGCCAACAACGGGCTGGGCAATATCGGTAGCGGAAACCTAGGCAACGGTAATTTCGGATCCGGAAATCTTGGCAGCTCAAACTTCGGCTGGGCCAATCTAGGCAGCAACAACATCGGAGTTGCGAATGCCGGCGGCGGTAACCAGGGCTTCGGGAACAACGGTAACGTCAACACTGGCTTCGGCAATACCGGCATCGGAAACTTCGGGTTAGCCAATACCGGCAACAACAACATTGGCATCGCTTTGGCCGGTGACAATCAGATCGGCATCGGAGGCCTGAACTCCGGAGTCGGGAACTTCGGCTTGTTCAACTCGGGCACCGGAAACGTCGGGTTCTTCAACTCCGGTAACGGGAACTTTGGCATCGGAAACACCGGAGACTTCAATACCGGAGTTTGGAACTCCGGTTCGGGGAACACCGGCTTCTTCAATCCCGGCATGTTCAACACGGGTGTTCTTGATGTCGGCAACGCCAACACAGGGTATCTGAACACCGGCAGCTACAACATGGGGAGCTTCAACCCGGGGGCGTCCAACACCGGTGCCTTCAACATCGGTGACGGAAATACCGGTTGGTTCAACAACGGCGATCTCAACACCGGTGCTCTGAACTTCGGCGACATGAACAACGGGCTGCTCAACACCGGTGATCTCAATAACGGCTTCTTCTACCGCGGTGTTGGACAAGGCAGCCTGCACTTCGCGATCACCACGCCCGATCTGACTCTGCCGCCTCTCGAGCTGGCCGGAATATCTATTCCGGCGTTCAGCCTGCCCCCCATCACCCTGCCCTCGATGTCGATTCCTGCCATATCCACACCGAGCAACATCACGGTGGGTGGGTTTGATCTGCCGGGTATTACGTTGCCGGGGTTGAATATTCCGGCGGTGACGACTCCTGCGGATATTGTGGTGGGTGGGTTTGATCTGCCGGGTATTACGTTGCCGGGGTTGGACATTCCGGCGGTGACGACTCCTGCGGATATTGTGGTGGGTGGGTTTGATCTGCCGGGTATTACGTTGCCGGGGTTGGACATTCCGGCGGTGACGACTCCTGCGGATATTGTGGTGGGTGGGTTTGATCTGCCGGGTATTACGTTGCCGGGGTTGGACATTCCGGCGGTGACGACTCCTGCGGATATTGTGGTGGGTGGGTTTGATCTGCCGGGTATTACGTTGCCGGGGTTGGACATTCCGGCGGTGACGACTCCTGCGGATATTGTGGTGGGTGGGTTTGATCTGCCGGGCATTACGTTGCCGGGGTTGGACATTCCGGCGGTGACGACTCCTGCGGATATTGTGGTGGGTGGGTTTGATCTGCCGGGTATTACGTTGCCGGGGTTGGACATTCCGGCGGTAACGACTCCACCCAACATCACCCTTGGCGGCTTCGGTCTGCCTGAGTTCACGATTCCGTCTCTGACCATCCCGTCGCAGGCGCTCAGCAACATTGCGGTGGGCGGTTTCGATCTGCCTCAGATAACTACTCCTCCCATCAGCGTGCCGCCGGTAGCACTGCCTGAGATCTCCATCCCGCCGATCACCACACCCCGCGTAACCGTGAGTGGGTTCACTGGCCCTTCCATTTCCGCGCCCGGGTGGTTTCTGCCCACCATTATCACGCCGACAATCTCTCCCATTCCGCCATTTAATGGGAATCCGGTCGATCTGCTATTAGTGCACGACGTGTTTACAAACAGTGTCGTCACCAAACTCCAGCTACCGACGTTCATTCCGCGCATCGTCTTTGGCGCCTACCCCGGATTGCCGGGAGGTGAGAATGGAGTTATCGGAGAGTTGTCCATTCCTGGCGTAACCTTCGGTAGCTTCACATTGCCTTACTTCACGATCGATGACCCCAACGGTGGAAATTGGACAATCCCCTCCATCGGTCTTTCCGGCTTCACGATTCCCTCGACCACCTTCGATCCGATCAACGTCGCCGCCTTCCTGCTTCCGGACATCACGACACCCGAGATCACCACCACGGCGATCACCATTCCATCGATCGGGGTGGACGAGTTCACGTTGCCGCAGATTTCGACTCCGCCGTTCAGTACGGATCCGTTCACGATTGATCCGATTGGGTTGGGTGGGTTCACGTTGCCGCAGATTTCGACTCCGCCGTTCAGTACGGATCCGTTCACGATTGATCCGATTGGGTTGGGTGGGTTCACGTTGCCGCAGATTTCGACTCCGCCGTTCAGTACGGATCCGTTCACGATTGATCCGATTGGGTTGGGTGGGTTCACGTTGCCGCAGATTTCGACTCCGCCGTTCAGTACGGATCCGTTCACGATTGATCCGATTGGGTTGGGTGGGTTCACGTTGCCGCAGATTTCGACTCCGCCGTTCAGTACGGATCCGTTCACGATTGATCCGATTGGGTTGGGTGGGTTCACGTTGCCGCAGATTTCGACTCCGCCGTTCAGTACGGATCCGTTCACGATTGATCCGATTGGGTTGGGTGGGTTCACGTTGCCGCAGATTTCGACTCCGCCGTTCAGTACGGATCCGTTCACGATTGATCCAATCGCGGTTGCCGGGTTCACCCTGCCGCAAATCAACATCCCGGCATTCACCACGAACGAGTTCACCATTGCGCCAATCGGAATCGGTGGGTTCACGACGCCCCCGATCACCATCCCCAGCATCCACCTGCCCAGCACCACTCTTGCCGAATTCGCCATCCCGGGTGGGCCGGGCTACCTCAACACAAGCGCCACACCTTCGTCGGGCTTCTTCAACACCGGCGCCGGCGGGAACTCGGGTTACGCCAACAACGGCTCGGGTTTGTCGGGTTGGTTCAACACCAACCCGGCGGGGCTGCTGGGCGGCTCGGGCTACCAGAACTACGGTGGCCTGTCCTCGGGCTTCTACAACCTGGGCAGCGGCGTGTCGGGGATCGCCAACACAGGCGTCCTGCCCTTCTCCGTCACCAGCCTCGTGTCGGGCATTTCCAACATCGGCAACAATCTCTCGGGCTTCTTCCGGGGCATCTGGTAATGGCTGGTTGCATCGGCACTGAGGTCAGTGGCGTGGGATTGCACCCAACCGGATGTGCTCAGGGTGGCGGCGACTCGGGCCCGCGTTGCGTTGTTGAGCGTGTGGTGCGCCATAGTCCTTCGCGAAAAAGACATGGGGAACAGCGTTGGCGGCATCAAGCCTTGGGTATCAAGGCCGTTCAGTTGGGTTCCAACGATCGGGGAGAAAACAACGATGATTGGTATCAGCAAGAACCGCCGGCCGGTGGCGCGCGGGTTGGTGGTGCTGGCCGCGGTGTTCGGGGCATTCGGGCTCGCCGGCTGCACGGTTGACACCTGGCAAGACAACGCGGCGCCAGCTCACGGTGTGGCTCCGCAAGCGCCGGCGGCCGCCGTTGACTGCGCCGCTGGATAGTCCGTTCCCGACCGTTCGGCGCAGACCGGCCCGGCACGGCTCGGTGACGGCCATAGACTGCTTGCTTGATGAGGTTGATGGACTGGGCTCGGCGGGGCGCGTAATGGATCAGTCGAGCCCCGATCGGATCATGGCAATCGGCGCCGGATACGGCCCGTCGAAAGTGCTACTCACCGCGGTCGGACTTGGGTTGTTCACCGAATTGGGCGACCGGGCGATGACGGCGCAGGCCATTGCCGAACTTCTCGGGCTGGTGCCGCGGCCGGCGACGGACTTCCTCGATGCCTTGGTATCGCTGGACCTGCTGGCGCGCGACGGCGACGGACCAGACGCTCACTACCGCAACACGGCGGAGACCGCGCGATACCTGGATGAAGCCAGCCCCGAGTACCAGGGCGGTCTGCTCAAGATTTGGGACCAACGCAACTATCGGTTCTGGGCGGACCTCACCGACGCGCTGCAGACGGGCAAGCCGCAGAACGAGATCAAGCAGACGGGCCGGCCGTTCTTCGAGACGGTCTATGCCGATCCGCGACGTCTCGAGGTCTTCCTGGGTGCCATGGATTCCGCATCGCGGCGCAACTGCGAGCTGCTGGTGAAACGCTTTCCGTTCCAGCGCTATGGCAGCCTCTGCGATGTCGGCGGCGCCAACGGGCTGCTGTCAAGGACGGCCGCCGCCGCCCATCCCCACCTGCAATGCATCAGCTTTGATCTGCCCGCGGTAACCGAGATCACGCGGCGCAAGCTCAGTGAGCAGGGACTCGGTGACCGGGTGCGTGCGGTGTCCGGCGACTTCTTTGCCGATCCGCTGCCGAGCGCCGATGTCATCACGATGGGCCAG is from Mycobacterium marinum and encodes:
- a CDS encoding PPE family protein; the encoded protein is MIFSVLAPEINSARMYSGAGSGPLLAAAAAWDALAGELGSAVASFGSVTSSLAEGAWQGAASQAMASAAAPYAGWLGLAAARATTAAAQAKVAASAFEAARAATVHPALVAINRTRLVSLVTSNLLGLNAPAIAAVEADYEQMWAQDVTAMSGYHGGVSAAAAQLTSWQQALQSLPGLSGFNLGIGNIGTGNIGSGNTGNDNLGGGNNGPSSAGGGNGNVGLGNYGSFNIGAGNGSAALDTAGLQYPGASYHNVGTGNIGIGNIGLGNIGLGNIGFGNGDLANAVLDGTQSTYNVGGANVGNHNVGLGNVGNNNVGIGNLGNNNIGIGLTGDNQIGIGGLNANGAGWNFGFGNSGSFNLGFGNTGDGNIGLANTGNGNIGIGLTGADQIGFGGWNSGSGNSGLFNSGSDNSGFFNSGSHNWGVANTGSTNWGMVNSGSVNTGIGNTGGTNTGLWNAGTASTGSLNAGMNNVGLGNSGVADLGAFNSGGNTKHSHDIGIFNAGQHNVGMFNAGSGNLGLSNAGIDNTGAFNSGGNGVSPIFPGAPGQAGNTGFFNSGFTNTGLFNSGNTNTGLWNAGNVNTGFGGIGTYSGNSGFFNSGTGNSGFFNSSDDNSGFGNSSSGGHNSGAANSGSGAYNAGFGNSNTGGGSTGYFNYGGGSLSAGIFNTGTHNAGLLNSGLENIGFFNSGAYDSGWDNSGNSGQVKGLGNSGFGNSGTSSSGGFNAGSGQSGFFNQA
- a CDS encoding methyltransferase; its protein translation is MDQSSPDRIMAIGAGYGPSKVLLTAVGLGLFTELGDRAMTAQAIAELLGLVPRPATDFLDALVSLDLLARDGDGPDAHYRNTAETARYLDEASPEYQGGLLKIWDQRNYRFWADLTDALQTGKPQNEIKQTGRPFFETVYADPRRLEVFLGAMDSASRRNCELLVKRFPFQRYGSLCDVGGANGLLSRTAAAAHPHLQCISFDLPAVTEITRRKLSEQGLGDRVRAVSGDFFADPLPSADVITMGQILHDWNLDGKQRLIAKAYEALPEGGAFIAIETLIDDARRKNTAGLMMSLNMLIEFGDAFDYTGADFRKWCSAAGFRSFEVIALAAGSSAAVAYK
- a CDS encoding PPE family protein — translated: MNFSVLPPEINSARIFAGAGSSPMLDAAAAWQGLAKELASAADSFGSVTSALVDGSWQGASAAAMTAVAAPYAGWLGAVAAQAQQAAAQAGAFVSEFEAVQSAMVRPALVAANRSDLVSLALSNLFGQNAPAIAATESAYEEMWALDVAVMAAYHSGASTVVSALTPFTAPLANVAGVPAQAAAALMNSAAPMAAAPAATAQLIGVNLGLANVGSGNVGNANNGLGNIGSGNLGNGNFGSGNLGSSNFGWANLGSNNIGVANAGGGNQGFGNNGNVNTGFGNTGIGNFGLANTGNNNIGIALAGDNQIGIGGLNSGVGNFGLFNSGTGNVGFFNSGNGNFGIGNTGDFNTGVWNSGSGNTGFFNPGMFNTGVLDVGNANTGYLNTGSYNMGSFNPGASNTGAFNIGDGNTGWFNNGDLNTGALNFGDMNNGLLNTGDLNNGFFYRGVGQGSLHFAITTPDLTLPPLELAGISIPAFSLPPITLPSMSIPAISTPSNITVGGFDLPGITLPGLNIPAVTTPADIVVGGFDLPGITLPGLDIPAVTTPADIVVGGFDLPGITLPGLDIPAVTTPADIVVGGFDLPGITLPGLDIPAVTTPADIVVGGFDLPGITLPGLDIPAVTTPADIVVGGFDLPGITLPGLDIPAVTTPADIVVGGFDLPGITLPGLDIPAVTTPPNITLGGFGLPEFTIPSLTIPSQALSNIAVGGFDLPQITTPPISVPPVALPEISIPPITTPRVTVSGFTGPSISAPGWFLPTIITPTISPIPPFNGNPVDLLLVHDVFTNSVVTKLQLPTFIPRIVFGAYPGLPGGENGVIGELSIPGVTFGSFTLPYFTIDDPNGGNWTIPSIGLSGFTIPSTTFDPINVAAFLLPDITTPEITTTAITIPSIGVDEFTLPQISTPPFSTDPFTIDPIGLGGFTLPQISTPPFSTDPFTIDPIGLGGFTLPQISTPPFSTDPFTIDPIGLGGFTLPQISTPPFSTDPFTIDPIGLGGFTLPQISTPPFSTDPFTIDPIGLGGFTLPQISTPPFSTDPFTIDPIGLGGFTLPQISTPPFSTDPFTIDPIAVAGFTLPQINIPAFTTNEFTIAPIGIGGFTTPPITIPSIHLPSTTLAEFAIPGGPGYLNTSATPSSGFFNTGAGGNSGYANNGSGLSGWFNTNPAGLLGGSGYQNYGGLSSGFYNLGSGVSGIANTGVLPFSVTSLVSGISNIGNNLSGFFRGIW
- a CDS encoding AfsR/SARP family transcriptional regulator: MTEDTGMLTTRDRSSVIHARQQANESPEPSNSARRGKHRCSENANDGGNTMPEGCLQFGILGPLELYSADIVMPLGTPKQRAVLAMLVIHRNRTVGVDRLIDAAWEKRPPERARATLHTYVSNLRRLIDTCLCIDARAVLSSAPPGYRLSAADNDCDLGRFTVERSNGFRAATLGRFEQASDHFSAALAQWRGPILEDLPEFTFFDEFATRLEEDKLLTQIAYAATEIACGRPYSAINELEELATEHPYHEPLWVPLITAYYVAERQFDALNACRQLTRSLAEDLGIAPGPTIRALQEQILRQEPPNVTEAAQLHAHRTIAALQKL